The following are from one region of the Haloactinomyces albus genome:
- a CDS encoding LutB/LldF family L-lactate oxidation iron-sulfur protein has product MPAFPEAASSAVADSQLRHNLQKATGTIRRKRAEVVEELDDWSDLRAAGAAIKAHTLSHLDEYLERFETAVTKAGGTVHWARDAAEANRIVVDLVHATGETEAVKIKSMTTQEIELNDALANADISAWETDLAELIVQLDEDTPSHILVPAIHRNRAEIREIFRREMGVSGKPAPADLTDDPADLAEAARRHLREKFLRSRVAISGANFAVADTGSLVVVESEGNGRMCLTMPETLISVVGIEKLIPSWQDLEVFLQLLPRSSTGERMNPYTSTWTGVAAGDGPSAFHVVLLDNGRSSALADEVGSQALRCIRCSACLNVCPVYERTGGHAYGSVYPGPIGAVLTPQLRGTESDVDASLPYASTLCGACYDVCPVAIDIPELLVRLRTKTVEEPKRRGPRGLDVVMRGVGWILGDARRLARVQRLASWSGSWLGKAGRIGRLPWPASKWTNARDAPTPPTESFRSWWQRTRGGNS; this is encoded by the coding sequence ATGCCCGCGTTTCCCGAGGCGGCGAGCTCGGCCGTGGCCGATTCGCAATTGCGGCACAACCTGCAAAAGGCAACCGGCACGATCCGGCGCAAACGCGCCGAGGTGGTCGAGGAACTGGACGACTGGTCCGATCTGCGCGCCGCCGGAGCGGCCATCAAGGCGCACACCCTGAGCCATCTGGACGAGTACCTGGAGCGCTTCGAAACTGCCGTGACCAAGGCGGGCGGCACGGTGCACTGGGCCCGGGATGCGGCCGAGGCCAACCGCATCGTGGTGGACCTGGTTCATGCCACCGGCGAAACCGAAGCAGTCAAGATCAAGTCGATGACCACGCAGGAGATCGAGCTCAACGATGCCTTGGCGAACGCGGACATCTCGGCCTGGGAAACCGACCTGGCCGAACTGATCGTCCAGCTCGACGAGGACACCCCGAGCCACATCCTGGTGCCCGCCATTCACCGCAATCGTGCCGAGATCCGCGAGATCTTCAGACGCGAAATGGGTGTTTCCGGAAAGCCCGCACCCGCAGACCTCACCGACGATCCGGCCGATCTCGCCGAGGCCGCTCGCCGCCATCTCCGAGAGAAGTTCCTGCGCTCACGCGTCGCCATCTCGGGCGCCAATTTCGCCGTCGCCGACACCGGCAGTCTCGTCGTGGTCGAATCCGAAGGCAACGGACGCATGTGTCTGACCATGCCCGAGACGTTGATCAGTGTGGTCGGTATCGAAAAGCTCATACCCAGCTGGCAGGACTTGGAGGTGTTCCTGCAACTGCTGCCGCGCTCCAGCACCGGCGAACGCATGAATCCGTACACCTCGACCTGGACCGGGGTGGCAGCAGGCGACGGCCCGAGCGCGTTTCATGTCGTACTGCTGGACAACGGGCGCAGCAGCGCGCTCGCCGACGAGGTCGGCAGCCAAGCACTGCGCTGCATCCGCTGCTCCGCCTGCCTGAACGTTTGTCCGGTCTACGAACGAACCGGTGGACACGCCTATGGATCGGTCTATCCGGGCCCCATCGGCGCGGTACTCACGCCGCAACTGCGCGGCACCGAATCCGATGTGGACGCATCATTGCCGTACGCCTCCACGTTGTGCGGAGCGTGCTACGACGTCTGCCCGGTGGCCATCGACATCCCGGAGCTGCTGGTGCGGCTGCGTACCAAAACCGTGGAAGAGCCGAAGCGTCGAGGTCCGCGCGGGTTGGACGTGGTGATGCGCGGGGTCGGGTGGATTCTCGGCGATGCGCGCAGGCTCGCCCGGGTGCAACGGTTGGCGTCATGGAGCGGGTCCTGGCTCGGCAAAGCAGGCAGGATCGGCCGATTGCCGTGGCCGGCATCGAAATGGACCAACGCCCGGGACGCGCCGACACCACCGACAGAGTCGTTCCGCTCATGGTGGCAACGCACGCGAGGAGGAAACTCGTGA
- a CDS encoding LutC/YkgG family protein: protein MTARNSTARATILGSVRSALAGTSRVPRDSVPHDYRDRRESSDLVELFRARTEEYRAAVHVTDSTNVADTVLVALHAARADHTIVPTGIPSHWVQPVHGTHRTISDDTALDTATLDACDAVVTTSFGGIATTGTVVLDHGPGQGRRALTLIPDTHVCLVQASRIVDDVPAVLARLDPNHPLTFISGPSATSDIELDRVEGVHGPRSLHVIVIRDE from the coding sequence GTGACAGCACGGAACTCGACGGCACGTGCGACAATTCTCGGTTCGGTGCGCTCGGCGTTGGCGGGCACGAGCCGAGTCCCTCGCGACAGCGTGCCCCACGACTACCGCGACCGGCGAGAATCATCCGACCTGGTCGAACTGTTCCGCGCCCGCACCGAAGAATACCGTGCCGCCGTGCACGTGACCGACAGTACGAATGTCGCCGACACGGTTCTGGTGGCGCTGCACGCGGCACGGGCCGACCACACGATTGTTCCGACCGGTATCCCATCGCACTGGGTGCAGCCCGTCCATGGCACGCATCGGACGATCAGCGATGATACGGCCCTGGACACGGCCACACTGGATGCCTGTGACGCCGTGGTCACCACCTCGTTCGGCGGCATCGCCACCACCGGAACCGTCGTACTCGACCACGGCCCGGGCCAAGGGCGACGTGCGTTGACCCTGATCCCGGACACGCATGTGTGTCTGGTTCAAGCCTCCCGCATCGTCGATGACGTCCCGGCTGTCCTGGCCCGTCTCGATCCGAACCACCCGCTGACGTTCATCAGCGGCCCCTCGGCGACCAGCGATATCGAACTCGACCGGGTCGAAGGGGTGCACGGCCCCAGATCCCTGCACGTCATCGTGATTCGGGACGAATGA
- a CDS encoding DUF3500 domain-containing protein, producing the protein MTAEQCTPRDVATAMAEAAAEWIATLDDTQRSDGVWHWPGSPAADHERVRWYYTPTDHGGLTLHRMAPHQQRAAMRLLAAGLSDAGYATATTIMGLENVLDRTENFTAGFARDRGRDPGMYYLRVFGDPQSGRPWAWRYGGHHVSVNHLVVDGEVVAGTPCFLGADPAVSPLLGGRELRPLGGVEDIARELLHSLDSQERDRATLSTTAPVDIISGNRVRLSDGDRPIPLPDLWRGHFDDQPLEDRLWSMHNNLEAHLGVTESDHRAVELTKAPKGIAARDLPPERREHLRELLEVYIGRMPSGLVERERARFDGDLLDEVHFAWAGGAERGEPHYYRVQGPHLLAEWDHTQRGVNHAHSVWRDPTHDFGLDVLAQHRAAHHTSGTSRRKNE; encoded by the coding sequence ATGACCGCTGAGCAGTGCACCCCCCGCGATGTCGCCACCGCGATGGCCGAAGCGGCGGCCGAATGGATCGCCACCCTCGACGACACCCAGCGCTCCGATGGGGTGTGGCACTGGCCGGGCTCACCCGCCGCCGACCACGAGCGTGTCCGCTGGTACTACACCCCCACCGACCACGGCGGACTCACCCTGCACCGGATGGCTCCGCACCAGCAGCGCGCCGCCATGCGGCTGCTTGCGGCCGGGCTGTCGGACGCCGGCTACGCCACGGCGACCACGATTATGGGCTTGGAGAACGTTCTCGACCGGACCGAGAACTTCACCGCCGGCTTCGCCCGTGACCGGGGCCGCGACCCGGGCATGTACTACTTGCGGGTCTTCGGCGACCCGCAAAGCGGTCGACCCTGGGCATGGCGCTACGGAGGCCACCACGTGTCGGTGAACCACCTCGTGGTCGACGGCGAAGTCGTGGCCGGCACACCGTGCTTCCTCGGTGCCGATCCCGCCGTCTCCCCGCTGCTGGGAGGCCGGGAGCTACGTCCCCTGGGCGGGGTCGAGGACATTGCCCGCGAGCTGCTGCACTCGCTGGACTCCCAGGAGCGGGACCGGGCGACGCTGAGCACGACCGCGCCGGTGGACATCATCAGCGGCAACCGGGTACGCCTGTCGGACGGCGACCGGCCGATCCCGCTGCCCGACCTGTGGCGGGGCCACTTCGACGACCAGCCCCTCGAGGACCGGCTGTGGTCGATGCACAACAATCTCGAAGCCCATCTCGGAGTCACCGAATCCGACCACCGCGCGGTGGAGTTGACCAAAGCACCCAAGGGCATCGCCGCGCGCGATCTGCCACCGGAGCGGCGCGAACACCTGCGCGAACTGCTCGAAGTCTACATCGGGCGGATGCCGTCCGGCCTGGTCGAACGCGAACGAGCCCGCTTCGACGGCGACCTGCTCGACGAGGTGCACTTCGCGTGGGCCGGCGGCGCAGAGCGCGGCGAGCCGCACTACTACCGCGTACAAGGCCCACACCTGCTCGCGGAATGGGACCACACCCAGCGCGGTGTCAACCACGCCCACTCGGTGTGGCGAGACCCCACTCACGACTTCGGCCTCGACGTACTCGCCCAGCACCGAGCCGCCCACCACACATCGGGCACCTCCCGTCGGAAGAATGAGTGA
- a CDS encoding acetoin reductase, with amino-acid sequence MAAQQESPRVALVTGAARGIGKGIALRLAADGLDVAVNDIEANSDQLKEVAEQIESTGRRSTTVVADVSDPDAVQTMVERVATDLGQLNVMVANAGIADVKPLLETTPEDFDHLMSINLRGVYLCYTVAAKQMIAQGTGGKIIGAASIVAYRPFPLLGNYSASKWAVRGLTQAAAMEWAQHDITVNAYCPGIVGTAMWDHIDEKLAENEGLRKGAAIEKYSELIHLGRVSVPEDVAGFVSYLASEDSDYMTGQSVMIDGGIQFS; translated from the coding sequence ATGGCCGCACAACAGGAATCACCGCGGGTCGCACTCGTCACGGGCGCCGCCAGAGGCATCGGCAAGGGCATCGCTCTGCGGCTGGCTGCTGACGGCCTCGATGTCGCGGTCAACGACATCGAAGCCAACAGCGACCAGCTCAAGGAGGTCGCAGAACAGATCGAGTCGACGGGCAGGCGGTCGACAACGGTCGTGGCCGACGTGTCCGATCCCGACGCCGTCCAGACGATGGTGGAGCGAGTGGCCACCGACCTCGGGCAACTGAACGTGATGGTCGCCAACGCCGGAATCGCCGACGTGAAGCCGTTGTTGGAGACCACACCCGAGGATTTCGACCACCTGATGTCGATCAACCTGCGTGGCGTGTACTTGTGCTACACGGTCGCGGCCAAGCAGATGATCGCCCAGGGCACGGGCGGTAAGATCATCGGTGCGGCATCGATCGTGGCCTACCGGCCGTTTCCGCTTCTCGGGAACTATTCGGCTTCCAAGTGGGCCGTCCGGGGACTCACCCAAGCCGCCGCGATGGAATGGGCACAGCACGACATCACGGTGAATGCCTACTGCCCGGGCATCGTCGGCACCGCGATGTGGGACCACATCGACGAGAAACTGGCGGAGAACGAGGGCCTGCGCAAGGGTGCAGCCATCGAGAAGTACTCGGAGCTCATCCACCTCGGCCGGGTATCGGTGCCCGAGGACGTTGCGGGCTTCGTTTCCTACCTCGCGTCCGAGGATTCCGACTACATGACCGGTCAATCCGTGATGATCGACGGGGGCATCCAATTCTCCTGA
- a CDS encoding putative quinol monooxygenase produces the protein MIFITAKFRVKHEYADQWPDIADVFTQETRSEPGCLWYDWSRSVEDPNEYVLLEAFRDDEAGAAHVNSEHFKTAQKTLPPYLAETPRIINTTLPQNDWSLLGEMSVQSQK, from the coding sequence ATGATCTTCATTACCGCGAAATTCCGGGTCAAGCACGAATACGCCGACCAATGGCCCGACATCGCCGATGTCTTCACCCAGGAGACCCGCAGCGAACCGGGATGCCTTTGGTACGACTGGTCCCGCAGTGTCGAAGATCCGAACGAGTACGTTCTGCTCGAGGCTTTTCGCGATGACGAGGCCGGAGCTGCACACGTCAACTCCGAGCACTTCAAGACCGCACAGAAAACGCTGCCTCCCTACCTCGCGGAAACTCCACGGATCATCAACACGACGTTGCCGCAAAACGATTGGTCGCTGCTCGGCGAAATGTCCGTACAGAGCCAGAAGTGA
- a CDS encoding NAD(P)-dependent alcohol dehydrogenase — translation MKAVQVTGYGEKLRMAEVPVPDVTGPHDVIVRVGGAGVCRTDIHILEGQWAEKSGVALPYTIGHENAGWVHATGSAVTNVAEGDKVIVHPLITCGLCHACRSGDDVHCQQSSFPGIDTAGGYAEYLKTSARSVVRIDESLEPSDVAALADAGLTAYHAAAKAARTLRPGHRCVVIGAGGLGHIGIQVLKALTAAELVVVDRNPEAVKLAADIGADHGIIADGSHVEEVLDLTGGHGVETVIDFVGEGGATADGIGMLRRAGDYHVVGYGENLDLPTIDIISSEINFIGNLVGSYNDLCELMTLAAQGQVRLHTTKYPLDGFQNALDDLDFGRIRGRAILTP, via the coding sequence ATGAAAGCAGTCCAGGTCACCGGCTACGGCGAGAAGCTGCGCATGGCGGAGGTGCCCGTACCGGACGTCACCGGACCGCACGACGTGATCGTCAGGGTCGGCGGCGCCGGGGTGTGCCGGACCGACATCCACATCCTCGAAGGCCAGTGGGCGGAAAAGTCCGGCGTGGCCTTGCCCTACACGATCGGGCACGAGAACGCTGGCTGGGTGCACGCCACCGGCAGCGCGGTCACCAACGTCGCCGAAGGCGACAAGGTGATCGTGCACCCTCTGATCACCTGCGGTCTGTGCCACGCCTGCCGCTCCGGTGACGATGTGCACTGCCAGCAGTCGTCGTTCCCCGGCATCGACACCGCGGGCGGATACGCGGAATACCTCAAGACCTCCGCCCGCAGTGTCGTGCGCATCGACGAATCCCTGGAACCCTCCGACGTGGCCGCCCTTGCCGACGCGGGCCTGACCGCATACCACGCCGCGGCGAAAGCCGCACGTACTCTCCGGCCCGGTCACCGGTGCGTCGTGATCGGCGCCGGCGGGCTTGGGCACATCGGCATCCAGGTGCTCAAGGCCCTCACCGCCGCCGAGCTCGTCGTCGTCGACCGCAATCCCGAGGCCGTGAAGCTGGCTGCCGACATCGGCGCCGATCACGGAATCATCGCCGATGGCAGCCACGTCGAGGAAGTACTGGATCTCACCGGCGGGCATGGTGTCGAAACCGTCATCGACTTCGTCGGAGAAGGCGGCGCCACCGCCGACGGTATCGGCATGCTGCGCCGTGCCGGTGATTACCACGTGGTCGGTTACGGAGAGAACCTCGACCTTCCGACCATCGACATCATCTCGAGCGAAATCAACTTCATCGGCAACCTCGTCGGCTCCTACAACGATCTGTGCGAGCTGATGACCCTCGCCGCGCAAGGGCAGGTTCGGCTGCACACCACCAAGTACCCGCTGGATGGCTTCCAAAATGCCCTCGACGATCTCGACTTCGGCCGCATCCGTGGCCGCGCGATCCTCACCCCTTGA
- a CDS encoding metal-sulfur cluster assembly factor, with translation MSTEPLEQAARAALDEVFDPELDEPITDLGFVSSLEVTHSGNVTVHLRLPTSFCAPNFAYLMVSDAKDVLSALPQAREVVVVLDDHHDSDRINRGVAADAGYRGTFGEEAAQDLDELRSTFRRKAHTAAMERVLTILLRSDPDLTEEGLHEVTLGDLPEAPTTRALLRRREALGLSRARTEKVLVDDHGNPHPREEIPLHLRFARSVRVSIEGNAHFCRGLLRTRYPDSTHDQAPHAQAGTYAGARNDRGDTP, from the coding sequence ATGTCCACGGAACCACTGGAACAAGCCGCACGCGCAGCGCTGGACGAGGTTTTCGACCCGGAACTGGACGAACCCATCACCGACCTCGGCTTCGTCAGCTCTCTGGAGGTAACGCACTCCGGGAACGTCACCGTGCACCTCAGGCTGCCGACCTCGTTCTGCGCACCGAACTTCGCCTACCTGATGGTCTCCGACGCCAAGGACGTCCTGTCCGCGCTGCCGCAGGCACGTGAGGTCGTGGTCGTCCTGGACGATCACCACGACTCGGACAGGATCAACCGTGGTGTGGCCGCGGACGCCGGCTACCGCGGAACCTTCGGAGAGGAAGCGGCACAGGACCTCGACGAGCTCCGGTCGACCTTCCGCCGCAAGGCGCACACGGCAGCCATGGAACGTGTACTGACCATCCTGCTGCGTAGCGATCCCGACCTCACCGAGGAAGGCCTGCACGAGGTCACCCTCGGCGACCTTCCCGAAGCACCGACGACCCGGGCGCTCCTGCGGCGCCGAGAAGCTCTCGGACTGAGCCGTGCTCGTACGGAAAAGGTGCTCGTGGACGACCACGGGAATCCTCACCCGCGCGAGGAGATTCCCCTTCATCTGCGCTTCGCCCGTTCGGTCCGGGTTTCGATCGAGGGCAACGCCCATTTCTGCCGCGGGCTGCTGCGGACCCGCTACCCGGACTCCACACACGACCAGGCGCCGCACGCACAAGCAGGCACTTACGCAGGTGCACGCAACGATCGAGGAGACACACCATGA
- a CDS encoding amidohydrolase family protein: protein MYSKDGETYFIVDAHIALWDARPENRLNIHGKQFIDCFYDYHRNLGPESELWPYEEFLYQGGERLMRDLFDDGYVDHAIFQPAHLGAFFRNGFGQTEEAFALAQRYPDKLTYNHCWDPRFEQAGLDQLRDDAERFGLKGCKLYTAEWQGDSRGYKLNDPWSYRYLETCQELGIRNIHIHKGPTIRPLDRDAFDVADVDKAATDFPELNFVVEHCGLPRLEDFCWIATQEPNVHAGLAVAIPFIHTRPRYFAQIIGELLYWLDEDRIQFSSDYALWTPRWLIERFVDFQIPEDMTEYAPLTVEQKKKILGLNAAAMYGIEVPENLDVAERAVA from the coding sequence ATGTACAGCAAGGACGGCGAAACGTATTTCATCGTCGATGCGCACATCGCACTCTGGGACGCACGTCCGGAAAACCGGCTCAACATCCACGGCAAGCAGTTCATCGACTGCTTCTACGACTATCACCGCAACCTGGGCCCGGAGTCCGAACTGTGGCCCTACGAGGAGTTCCTCTACCAGGGCGGCGAGAGGCTCATGCGTGACCTGTTCGACGACGGCTACGTCGACCACGCCATCTTCCAGCCCGCACATCTCGGAGCGTTCTTCCGCAACGGTTTCGGCCAGACCGAAGAGGCTTTCGCCCTCGCCCAGCGGTATCCGGACAAGCTGACCTACAACCACTGCTGGGATCCACGTTTCGAACAGGCCGGGCTCGACCAGCTCCGAGACGACGCCGAGCGATTCGGGCTCAAGGGCTGCAAGCTCTACACGGCCGAGTGGCAGGGCGACTCCCGCGGCTACAAGCTGAACGACCCCTGGTCCTACCGCTACCTGGAAACCTGCCAGGAACTGGGCATCCGCAACATCCACATCCACAAAGGACCGACGATCCGGCCGCTGGACCGCGACGCGTTCGACGTCGCGGACGTCGACAAAGCCGCGACGGACTTCCCGGAGCTGAACTTCGTCGTCGAGCACTGCGGCCTGCCGCGACTGGAGGACTTCTGCTGGATCGCCACACAGGAACCGAACGTGCACGCCGGCCTCGCCGTCGCGATCCCGTTCATCCACACCAGGCCGCGGTACTTCGCGCAGATCATCGGGGAGCTCCTGTACTGGCTCGACGAGGACCGCATCCAGTTCTCCAGCGACTACGCGCTCTGGACACCGCGCTGGCTGATCGAGCGCTTCGTCGATTTCCAGATCCCGGAGGACATGACCGAGTACGCGCCGCTCACGGTGGAGCAGAAGAAGAAGATCCTCGGGCTCAACGCGGCAGCGATGTACGGCATCGAGGTCCCGGAAAACCTGGATGTGGCCGAACGGGCGGTGGCCTGA
- a CDS encoding GAF domain-containing protein — translation MDELAERARTGGVPVATTPRLSASWRRSHNYGAPAEKVDPVFIGTVDDESLFFQCGQQVLLGLHETLANEPVSLMLTDEDGHVLSRVCHNHALIEALDRTYLAPGFAFSEREAGTNGLGLALADRTPSLVRGDEHYCTGLWDYTCAAVPVLDPVHGRLLGSINLTTWSQKSANLLLALAQTAAGHTSALMLSRGHGMQPRPAPRGEVFRMNAAAQFGSAPELSGPWQIALTEVRAALAEGLSVGIVGEPGVGKTTLLATALRHVQPHDRILNARPPDPRDTEWWLTLWTPELGKDNTSVIAAGVDTLPSWAATELAEIVAAQARRPFTVTAREATAIPDALARHVDTVVELPPLRHRPDDVLPLAEHLGKRARGREVRFTPAAARALRTYHWPDNSEQLRRVVREAAARSDVVDTRHLPPEVLCGPTRTLTRIETLERDEIARCLAEPGTTVTRAAEILGMSRATIYRKITQYGIRTPD, via the coding sequence ATGGATGAGCTTGCCGAACGGGCCCGCACGGGAGGTGTTCCGGTCGCCACGACGCCACGGCTGTCGGCATCGTGGCGACGGAGCCACAACTACGGGGCACCCGCGGAAAAGGTCGATCCGGTCTTCATCGGTACCGTCGACGACGAGTCGCTGTTCTTCCAGTGCGGTCAGCAGGTCCTGCTCGGCTTGCACGAGACGCTCGCGAACGAGCCGGTCAGCCTGATGTTGACCGACGAGGACGGTCACGTGCTCAGCCGCGTGTGCCACAACCACGCGCTGATCGAGGCCCTCGACAGGACCTACCTCGCCCCCGGCTTCGCCTTCTCCGAACGGGAAGCCGGGACCAACGGGCTCGGCCTCGCACTGGCCGACCGCACTCCGTCGCTGGTCCGCGGCGACGAGCACTACTGCACCGGACTGTGGGACTACACCTGCGCGGCCGTCCCGGTCCTGGACCCCGTGCACGGGCGCCTGCTCGGCAGCATCAACCTGACCACCTGGTCGCAGAAGTCCGCGAACCTGCTGCTCGCGCTGGCCCAGACGGCTGCCGGACACACCTCGGCGTTGATGCTGTCCCGGGGGCACGGCATGCAACCACGCCCGGCCCCTCGCGGCGAGGTCTTCCGGATGAACGCAGCAGCACAGTTCGGATCCGCGCCCGAGCTCTCAGGACCGTGGCAAATCGCGCTGACCGAGGTTCGGGCCGCACTGGCCGAAGGACTGTCGGTCGGGATCGTCGGGGAACCAGGGGTTGGCAAGACCACCCTGTTGGCCACGGCCCTACGTCACGTACAGCCACACGACCGGATCCTCAATGCCCGGCCACCGGACCCGCGCGACACCGAGTGGTGGCTCACGCTGTGGACCCCCGAACTGGGCAAGGACAACACCAGCGTCATCGCCGCCGGGGTGGACACCCTGCCGTCGTGGGCGGCCACCGAACTGGCCGAAATCGTCGCGGCACAAGCTCGGCGACCGTTCACCGTCACCGCGCGCGAGGCGACGGCGATCCCGGACGCGCTCGCCCGGCACGTCGACACGGTGGTGGAGCTTCCGCCGCTGCGACATCGACCGGACGACGTCCTGCCACTGGCCGAGCACCTCGGCAAACGAGCCCGCGGCCGCGAGGTCCGGTTCACCCCCGCAGCGGCTCGCGCACTGCGTACCTACCACTGGCCGGACAACTCCGAACAACTCCGCCGGGTCGTCCGCGAGGCCGCTGCCAGGAGTGACGTCGTCGACACTCGGCACCTGCCTCCCGAGGTGCTGTGCGGACCGACCCGCACGCTGACCCGGATCGAAACCCTCGAGCGTGACGAGATCGCTCGCTGCCTCGCCGAGCCGGGCACCACGGTTACCCGCGCCGCGGAGATCCTCGGCATGAGCCGCGCGACGATCTACCGCAAGATCACCCAGTACGGCATCCGCACACCCGACTGA
- a CDS encoding beta-galactosidase small subunit, with amino-acid sequence MSVKGGKFRYSFDRSTGTLSSMKIGGVEHAVDGPRLDVFRAPIGNEWANWSGVDPERKFRDMGLDRLATHVRSLDVSSPSSGEVRVVVDTDVTAPDVAGNGFDSRWTYTIDDSGTIRLDHEVEAYGEKMRSLPWLPRVGFSMRLPESFGTLDWYGRGPGESYPDRKDAQHIGRWSGTVDEQWFDYLPPQDNGVKVDTSWASLSGERGGLLVSGDSLAVSADRFSNAERTDFAWQLRRDPFVTFHVSADMTGLGDTPNSVREQYRVRADRPHSYSVTLRPVK; translated from the coding sequence GTGTCGGTGAAGGGTGGGAAGTTCCGCTACTCGTTCGACCGCTCCACAGGCACCTTGTCGTCGATGAAGATCGGTGGGGTCGAGCACGCCGTCGACGGGCCGCGGCTCGACGTGTTCCGCGCACCGATCGGCAACGAGTGGGCCAATTGGAGCGGCGTCGACCCGGAGCGGAAGTTCCGCGACATGGGCCTGGACCGGCTGGCCACACACGTCAGGTCCCTCGACGTCAGCAGCCCATCGTCCGGCGAGGTGCGCGTGGTGGTGGACACCGATGTCACCGCGCCGGACGTGGCGGGCAACGGCTTCGACAGTCGCTGGACCTACACGATCGACGATTCGGGGACGATTCGACTGGACCACGAGGTCGAGGCGTACGGGGAGAAGATGCGGTCACTACCGTGGCTGCCGCGGGTCGGCTTCTCGATGCGGCTGCCGGAATCGTTCGGCACGCTCGACTGGTACGGGCGCGGGCCCGGCGAGTCCTACCCGGACCGCAAGGATGCCCAGCACATCGGCCGCTGGTCCGGCACGGTCGACGAGCAGTGGTTCGACTACCTTCCGCCACAGGACAACGGGGTGAAGGTGGACACCTCGTGGGCGTCGTTGTCCGGCGAGCGCGGTGGACTGTTGGTCTCCGGTGACTCGCTGGCGGTCTCGGCGGACCGCTTCTCCAATGCCGAACGGACGGATTTCGCCTGGCAACTGCGCCGGGACCCGTTTGTCACCTTCCATGTGAGTGCGGACATGACCGGCCTCGGTGACACGCCGAACTCGGTACGCGAACAGTACCGAGTGCGTGCCGACCGCCCGCACTCCTACTCGGTGACGCTGCGGCCGGTGAAGTAG